The following are encoded in a window of Pedobacter cryoconitis genomic DNA:
- a CDS encoding glycoside hydrolase family 13 protein gives MKKLLIVLFVLFTANAWAQVKLDHVEPMFWWAGMKNPKLQLLVHGKNITDYKVQLNYPGVKLIEVHQVENPNYLFIDLEITAEAKAGKFPISFMDKGKKVSEYSYELKNRDQSASRIQGVTNKDFIYLLMPDRFSNGDPSNDVVKGLAETKMNRDSMYYRHGGDIQGVINHLDYLKATGVTTIWMTPEIENDMASASYHGYAVTDHYKIDPRYGTNALYKTYVDKVHAKGMKVIKDIVHNHIGTGHWIFKDMPMKDWVNQWPAYTQTSYRDEPVMDPHASAADRKKQLDGWFVPSMPDLNERNPYVQNYLTQNHIWWIEYAGIDGLRLDTYAYNDPEYMADWALKLKAEFPSLSIFGETLVNSVASQAYFTQGNTVNRGFDTHLPGVTDNMMKSAVYEALNSKNGWTDGIFRLYNVISQDFLYQDPTRNVIYWDNHDMSRFYSMIQEDMNKYKSGMAVLLTMRGIPQLYYGTEILMKNFSDPDGLVRSDFPGGWKGDTKDKFTAAGRTPQENEAWNYVSKLAVYRTKSEALQTGKMMQFVPEDGLYVYFRYITEGKQGKDVMVILNSEDKAKILDTSRFAERMKNTSSAINVISGEKINTVKNISVPAKTTLVLELN, from the coding sequence ATGAAGAAACTATTAATTGTACTATTTGTTCTGTTTACTGCAAATGCATGGGCACAGGTAAAACTGGACCATGTAGAACCAATGTTCTGGTGGGCAGGAATGAAAAACCCAAAGCTCCAGCTCTTGGTTCATGGCAAAAATATAACTGACTATAAAGTACAGTTGAATTATCCCGGGGTAAAATTAATAGAAGTGCATCAGGTAGAGAACCCGAATTATCTGTTTATTGATCTGGAGATTACTGCGGAAGCTAAGGCAGGTAAATTTCCAATCTCTTTTATGGATAAAGGAAAGAAAGTATCGGAGTATAGTTATGAACTGAAAAACAGAGATCAGTCTGCTTCAAGAATTCAGGGGGTCACCAATAAAGACTTTATTTATTTGCTGATGCCTGACCGCTTCTCCAATGGAGATCCATCAAATGACGTAGTTAAAGGGCTCGCAGAAACCAAGATGAACCGTGATTCTATGTACTACCGTCATGGAGGAGATATCCAGGGGGTGATCAATCACCTGGATTATTTAAAAGCAACAGGAGTGACCACGATCTGGATGACACCAGAAATAGAAAATGATATGGCCTCAGCGTCTTATCATGGTTATGCCGTAACTGATCATTATAAAATTGATCCGCGTTACGGAACAAATGCCTTGTATAAAACTTATGTGGACAAGGTACATGCTAAAGGCATGAAAGTTATTAAAGATATTGTGCATAATCATATTGGAACAGGACACTGGATCTTTAAAGATATGCCAATGAAAGACTGGGTGAATCAATGGCCGGCTTATACACAAACGAGCTACCGCGATGAACCGGTCATGGATCCGCATGCTTCAGCAGCAGATAGAAAAAAACAACTGGACGGCTGGTTTGTACCCAGTATGCCTGATTTGAATGAAAGAAACCCTTATGTACAGAATTACCTTACTCAAAACCATATCTGGTGGATAGAGTATGCTGGAATTGATGGGTTAAGGCTGGATACTTATGCTTATAATGATCCGGAATATATGGCTGACTGGGCTTTAAAATTGAAAGCTGAATTTCCTTCTTTATCTATTTTCGGCGAGACTCTGGTAAATTCAGTAGCCTCACAAGCTTATTTCACGCAAGGAAATACAGTGAACAGAGGTTTTGATACGCATTTACCGGGTGTAACTGATAATATGATGAAAAGTGCTGTTTATGAAGCTTTAAATAGCAAAAATGGCTGGACAGATGGTATCTTCAGATTATATAATGTGATTTCACAAGATTTCCTGTATCAGGATCCAACGCGCAACGTTATCTATTGGGATAACCATGATATGAGCCGTTTTTATTCGATGATCCAGGAAGATATGAACAAGTATAAATCGGGTATGGCGGTTTTATTGACGATGCGCGGTATTCCTCAACTGTATTATGGAACAGAAATTCTGATGAAGAATTTTTCTGATCCTGATGGTTTGGTCCGTTCAGATTTCCCGGGTGGATGGAAAGGGGATACCAAAGATAAGTTTACGGCTGCCGGACGTACGCCACAAGAAAATGAAGCCTGGAATTATGTAAGTAAACTGGCTGTTTACCGTACGAAGAGTGAAGCACTGCAAACTGGAAAAATGATGCAATTTGTTCCTGAAGATGGTCTGTATGTTTATTTCAGGTATATTACTGAAGGAAAGCAAGGTAAAGACGTGATGGTGATCTTAAATAGTGAAGATAAAGCCAAAAT
- a CDS encoding SusE domain-containing protein: MKSLFIKSMVYSLFLLLFVSCKKDETKVVASTGTAPVLTSSQNNLVLTVANSAQPATVLNWTASSFGYNAGVSYTVQLDSAGKNFAKPVEIALAQVLTKTFTVVELNTILVQMGFKPDVAGKLEIRIKASIGDAYAPAYSGITPVVVTPYQVIKLTPVLYVIGAYSNWSGATAVTIASVKDDQQYEGYINLPDASNEFKFTSAPDFNHINYGTLSPGTFIAGSGDNLKVAGAGYYLLKADTKGLTWTATKTVWAVIGDATGSWDNETPMTYDAANKVWTVTKVLSAGELKFRANGNYTINFGDNKPADGHLKYGGDNIPVAAAGNYKITLNLSVPGSYTYTIIKQ, translated from the coding sequence ATGAAATCATTATTTATCAAAAGCATGGTCTATAGTTTGTTCCTGCTTTTATTTGTGTCATGTAAAAAGGATGAAACTAAAGTGGTGGCCAGTACTGGTACTGCACCAGTTTTAACGTCTTCACAAAATAACCTGGTCTTGACGGTGGCCAATTCTGCGCAACCAGCGACGGTATTGAACTGGACTGCCTCTTCATTTGGTTACAATGCGGGTGTATCTTACACCGTGCAGCTGGATAGTGCAGGAAAGAATTTCGCAAAACCAGTAGAGATTGCTTTAGCGCAGGTTCTGACTAAAACATTTACTGTTGTAGAATTGAATACTATATTAGTTCAAATGGGTTTTAAGCCTGATGTGGCCGGTAAACTTGAAATCCGGATTAAAGCGAGTATTGGTGATGCTTATGCACCTGCTTATTCTGGTATTACTCCGGTTGTGGTTACGCCATACCAGGTTATCAAGTTAACCCCGGTATTATACGTGATCGGTGCTTATTCCAACTGGTCGGGTGCAACAGCAGTAACGATCGCTTCTGTTAAAGACGATCAGCAATATGAAGGCTATATCAATCTGCCAGATGCCAGCAATGAGTTTAAATTTACTTCTGCTCCTGATTTTAACCACATCAATTATGGTACTTTAAGCCCTGGTACGTTTATCGCAGGGTCAGGTGATAATCTTAAAGTTGCAGGTGCTGGTTATTATTTACTGAAAGCGGATACTAAAGGATTAACCTGGACAGCTACCAAAACGGTTTGGGCAGTTATTGGCGATGCAACCGGATCATGGGACAATGAAACCCCGATGACTTACGATGCAGCAAATAAAGTCTGGACGGTAACCAAAGTTTTATCGGCCGGTGAACTTAAGTTCAGGGCCAATGGTAACTATACGATTAATTTCGGTGATAACAAGCCTGCCGATGGCCATTTAAAATATGGAGGTGATAACATTCCTGTAGCTGCTGCGGGTAATTATAAGATCACTCTGAACTTGAGTGTGCCGGGTAGTTATACGTACACAATTATTAAACAATAA
- a CDS encoding RagB/SusD family nutrient uptake outer membrane protein, translated as MKNLFKIFAATAVLLATFSSCKKDLNLKPTNDIISDVAYSTPDGYKQVLAKIYGSFATTGGGGSGSSDLGGIDAGASDFIRLYWNAQELTSDEGICVWNDPGVYDLNFQTYTSDNVILRGLYTRSLYQITVINEFLRESTPDKLASRNITGADATNITAYRAEARFLRAYQYWVLMDLYGNPPFITEANEIGKVAPQQIKRADLFKYVESELLAIESELPATSDYGRVTKGADQILLSRVYLNASVYTGTAKNTEAAAYASKVIGAGYSLNPVYKNLFLADNNLNNPEVILSINYDGLLTQNFGGTTFLTNASINGDMNPANFGVPSGGWGGIRTRSTLPAIFGITGAFTTNPDSRAMFFGDKVANDDVGVFTDGLRAIKFRNVNKANVTAPSNNGTFCSIDFPLFRLPEAYLNYAEAVLRGGSGSLSQAVTYVNLLRHRAYGNDSGNVSSLTLDNILAERAKEFFWEGYRRTDLVRFGKFTDASYLWPYKGGVKAGRGTESTRSIFPLPSADLISNPNLTQNPGY; from the coding sequence ATGAAAAATCTATTTAAAATATTTGCGGCAACTGCCGTATTACTGGCTACCTTTTCGTCTTGTAAAAAAGACCTGAACTTAAAGCCAACTAATGATATCATCTCGGATGTAGCTTATTCTACTCCGGATGGGTACAAACAGGTTCTGGCTAAGATCTACGGAAGTTTTGCGACCACTGGTGGTGGCGGTTCAGGAAGCAGTGACCTTGGTGGTATTGACGCTGGTGCCTCAGATTTTATTCGTTTATACTGGAATGCCCAGGAACTAACTTCCGATGAGGGAATTTGTGTTTGGAATGATCCTGGAGTTTATGACTTAAATTTTCAGACTTACACTTCAGATAATGTGATCCTTCGTGGTTTATATACAAGAAGTTTATACCAGATCACTGTAATCAATGAGTTTTTACGTGAAAGTACACCTGATAAACTGGCTTCCCGTAATATCACTGGCGCAGATGCCACGAATATTACAGCTTACAGAGCAGAAGCAAGATTTTTACGTGCTTACCAATACTGGGTATTAATGGATCTTTATGGTAATCCTCCATTTATTACAGAAGCAAATGAGATTGGTAAAGTTGCCCCTCAGCAAATCAAACGTGCAGATTTATTTAAATATGTGGAAAGTGAATTGTTAGCGATAGAATCTGAGTTACCAGCTACTAGTGACTATGGAAGAGTAACAAAAGGAGCGGACCAGATATTATTGTCCCGCGTTTATCTGAATGCTTCAGTTTATACAGGAACAGCTAAAAATACAGAGGCTGCTGCTTATGCGAGTAAAGTAATCGGAGCTGGATATTCATTAAATCCTGTATACAAAAATCTATTTCTTGCTGATAATAATCTGAATAATCCTGAAGTGATCTTGTCTATCAACTATGATGGTTTGCTGACTCAGAATTTTGGAGGGACAACTTTCCTGACCAATGCTTCTATCAATGGTGATATGAACCCTGCGAATTTTGGTGTTCCAAGTGGTGGCTGGGGTGGTATTCGTACGCGCTCAACGTTACCTGCTATATTTGGTATTACTGGTGCTTTTACTACTAATCCGGATTCCAGAGCGATGTTTTTTGGTGATAAAGTTGCGAATGATGACGTGGGTGTGTTTACTGATGGTTTACGTGCTATAAAGTTCAGAAACGTGAACAAGGCAAATGTTACTGCGCCTTCAAACAACGGGACTTTCTGTTCTATAGATTTTCCTTTATTCCGTTTACCTGAAGCTTACCTGAATTATGCTGAAGCTGTTTTACGTGGTGGTAGTGGTTCATTGAGCCAGGCTGTTACTTACGTTAACCTTTTACGTCACCGTGCTTATGGTAATGATTCAGGAAACGTATCCTCATTGACTTTGGATAATATCTTAGCTGAAAGAGCTAAAGAGTTTTTCTGGGAAGGTTACAGACGTACAGATCTGGTACGTTTTGGCAAATTTACTGATGCTTCTTATCTATGGCCTTATAAAGGGGGTGTTAAAGCTGGACGTGGTACAGAATCAACACGTAGTATTTTCCCATTGCCATCGGCAGATTTAATCTCCAATCCTAATCTGACTCAAAATCCTGGTTATTAA
- a CDS encoding SusC/RagA family TonB-linked outer membrane protein — translation MKVFYVMRYCLLLVLTISALAVQAQTGAITGKIIDETGLGLPGASVLVKGQGRSASTDANGNFKIVGVPNGPVTLTASYIGYSSLDLNVTVKGNTVANFSLKPDAQNLNEVVVIGYGTSQKKDLTGSITTVSSKDFQAGNITSPEQLIAGKVAGVSIVSNGGQPGSGSVIRIRGGASLTASNDPLIVIDGVPFGNNLTVGAVSGNVIAGVSNPLSLINPNDIETFTVLKDANATAIYGSRASNGVILITTKKGKSGELSIDFSTVNSYATVAKKVSVLSADQIRDYVNANGTAAQKALLGTANTDWQNVIYNNAFTTDNNLSISGSFKKVPYRISGGYLDQKGLLRTDRMTRATAGITLNPTFFDNHLKVDLNLKGSLSETRFANTDAVSNAISFDPTQPVYANNAYGGYYEWIGSTGQLNPNAPKNPLGLIEEKQNNGKADRSFGNLRLDYSFHFLPELHFNVNGGYDVSKGYGTVRVPAYAAQSNATLGTATQYEAVQHNKVAEAFFSYVKDLKDIRSNINATAGYGFYENSTTTYNFTDYNAVGNVQKVPVFPFDRQQNRLLSYYGRLVYTFDDKYILSGTMRADGSSKFSEAGRWGYFPSAGFTWRAIDESFLKDSKVFSDLKLRLSYGVTGQQDGFGNYTYLPNYYTSVNEAQYQIGNQFYHMFTPIQYDKDLKWETSTTYNAGIDYGLFGGRVYGSVDVYYKKTKDLLSLVPIAVGTNFSNQLVTNVGNMENKGIEASINVGIIKTDDVKWDMGFNFTYNKNKVTNLSLNPDPNFKVGAGDITGATGTTLKWNAANYNPGSFFVYKQVYNAQGKPIEGVYADLNNDGIVNDQDRYFDKSPVPKFILGFTTSFSYKKLTLSTVLRGNIGNYIYDNVSSNLGVNRNVLSPSGLINNASSTFFDTNFTNNQYLSDYYIHNASFLKMDNAGLAYNFGRLSPNSKANLRITANVQNVFIISKYKGIDPESTTGIDYNLYPRPRTYSLGLNVGF, via the coding sequence ATGAAAGTATTTTACGTGATGAGGTACTGTTTGCTATTGGTTTTAACTATATCAGCATTGGCAGTACAAGCACAAACCGGTGCAATAACTGGTAAAATTATTGATGAAACCGGTCTTGGACTTCCGGGAGCTTCGGTACTGGTTAAAGGCCAGGGCAGAAGCGCTAGTACGGATGCCAATGGTAACTTCAAAATCGTTGGTGTACCTAATGGTCCGGTTACCTTAACGGCAAGCTATATTGGCTACAGCTCTCTTGATCTTAACGTTACAGTAAAGGGAAATACAGTAGCAAATTTCTCGCTGAAGCCAGATGCACAGAACTTAAATGAAGTAGTCGTAATCGGTTATGGTACTTCACAGAAAAAAGACCTGACGGGATCAATTACTACAGTAAGCTCCAAAGACTTCCAGGCAGGTAACATTACTTCTCCTGAGCAGTTAATTGCAGGTAAAGTTGCTGGTGTATCTATTGTATCCAATGGAGGACAGCCAGGATCAGGAAGTGTGATCCGTATTCGTGGCGGCGCTTCTCTGACTGCAAGTAATGATCCTTTGATCGTTATTGACGGTGTTCCTTTTGGAAACAATCTGACCGTTGGTGCGGTAAGTGGTAATGTGATAGCAGGTGTTAGTAATCCTTTAAGCTTAATTAACCCAAATGACATTGAAACTTTTACCGTATTGAAGGATGCGAACGCAACTGCAATTTACGGATCAAGAGCTTCAAACGGAGTTATTCTGATCACCACTAAAAAAGGTAAATCTGGTGAACTTTCAATTGATTTCAGTACTGTGAACTCTTATGCAACTGTGGCAAAAAAGGTCAGCGTATTAAGTGCGGATCAGATTCGTGATTATGTAAACGCGAATGGTACTGCTGCTCAGAAAGCATTGTTGGGAACAGCTAATACAGACTGGCAGAATGTAATTTATAACAATGCATTCACAACAGATAATAATTTAAGTATTTCCGGAAGCTTTAAAAAAGTCCCTTACAGGATTTCTGGTGGTTACCTTGATCAGAAAGGTTTATTACGTACCGATCGTATGACAAGGGCTACTGCCGGAATTACATTAAATCCTACTTTCTTTGATAATCATCTGAAAGTTGATTTAAACTTAAAAGGATCGTTAAGTGAAACACGTTTTGCAAATACAGATGCGGTATCTAATGCAATTTCGTTTGACCCTACACAACCAGTATATGCAAACAATGCGTATGGTGGCTATTATGAATGGATCGGTTCTACTGGACAATTGAATCCTAATGCACCTAAAAATCCACTGGGATTAATTGAAGAAAAACAGAATAATGGTAAAGCGGACAGAAGTTTTGGTAATTTAAGACTGGACTATTCTTTTCATTTCTTACCTGAATTGCATTTCAACGTAAATGGTGGATACGATGTTTCTAAAGGGTACGGAACGGTAAGGGTCCCTGCCTATGCTGCACAAAGTAATGCAACTTTAGGAACAGCTACACAATATGAGGCTGTTCAACATAACAAAGTAGCTGAAGCTTTCTTTAGTTATGTTAAAGATTTGAAAGACATCAGAAGTAATATTAATGCAACTGCGGGATATGGCTTCTACGAGAATTCTACTACGACCTATAATTTTACTGACTATAACGCAGTTGGGAATGTACAAAAAGTACCTGTATTTCCTTTTGACAGACAGCAAAATCGATTATTATCATATTATGGACGTTTAGTATACACTTTTGATGATAAGTATATTTTGTCAGGAACAATGCGTGCGGATGGGTCTTCGAAATTTAGTGAAGCAGGAAGATGGGGATATTTTCCATCAGCAGGATTTACCTGGAGAGCAATTGATGAGTCATTCCTGAAAGACAGTAAAGTGTTTTCTGATTTGAAACTTCGTTTAAGTTACGGGGTGACTGGTCAGCAGGATGGTTTTGGTAATTATACTTATCTGCCTAATTACTATACCAGTGTAAATGAAGCGCAGTACCAGATAGGAAACCAGTTTTACCATATGTTCACGCCGATACAATATGATAAAGACCTGAAATGGGAAACGTCTACGACTTATAACGCTGGGATTGATTATGGATTATTTGGCGGAAGAGTTTATGGTAGTGTAGACGTGTACTACAAAAAGACTAAGGATTTATTAAGTCTGGTGCCTATTGCGGTTGGAACGAACTTTAGCAATCAATTGGTAACTAATGTAGGTAACATGGAAAATAAAGGTATTGAAGCTAGTATCAACGTTGGTATTATTAAAACGGATGATGTGAAGTGGGATATGGGCTTTAACTTTACTTACAATAAAAATAAAGTAACCAATTTAAGCTTAAATCCGGATCCTAACTTTAAGGTGGGTGCCGGAGATATTACAGGCGCAACTGGTACTACGCTGAAATGGAATGCTGCTAATTACAATCCTGGTTCTTTCTTTGTTTATAAGCAGGTTTACAATGCGCAGGGAAAACCTATTGAAGGCGTGTATGCTGACCTGAACAATGATGGTATCGTGAATGATCAGGATAGGTACTTTGACAAATCTCCTGTACCTAAATTTATTTTAGGCTTCACAACTTCATTCAGTTATAAAAAATTAACATTGAGTACAGTGTTACGTGGTAATATCGGTAACTATATCTATGATAATGTTTCTTCTAATCTTGGTGTGAATAGGAATGTGTTGAGCCCTAGTGGATTAATTAATAATGCAAGCAGCACATTTTTCGATACGAACTTTACAAATAACCAATACCTGAGTGATTATTATATTCACAATGCTTCTTTCCTGAAAATGGATAATGCTGGTCTTGCTTATAATTTTGGCCGCTTGTCACCAAATTCTAAAGCAAATCTGCGTATTACCGCAAACGTTCAGAATGTATTTATAATCTCTAAGTATAAAGGGATTGATCCGGAGAGCACTACTGGTATAGATTATAATTTATATCCAAGACCAAGAACGTATAGTTTAGGTCTTAACGTAGGGTTTTAA
- a CDS encoding LacI family DNA-binding transcriptional regulator, whose protein sequence is MRNINIKELAKALNLSTSTVSRAFRDNSDISKETKDKILTAAKELNYQPNHYASNLREQRSKTIAVIVPELANHFFSQVIHGIEGVARAKGYHILIYATDDDYEKEVSFIRHLHNGRADGIIMSVSGEANDHNYLNELNQQRLPLVFFDRVYEDIITPRVITNDYDSSFSAVQHLIKQGCERIACLVINKNLSIGKTRMQGYLDALEKYNIPFDDRLIVDCTNSYKRNNVILKDMFKRLKPDGVFTSVERLAFATYYACHDLEITIPDQVKVVGFSSLEIAPLLNPSLTTVTQPATTIGVEAASLLFKMLEHPESVNVNEKIVLDSKLMKRNSTAVLPLKKR, encoded by the coding sequence ATGCGTAATATCAATATCAAAGAACTGGCGAAAGCGCTTAATTTATCGACTTCAACTGTTTCCAGGGCTTTTCGGGATAATAGTGATATTAGCAAAGAAACGAAGGATAAGATTCTGACTGCGGCTAAAGAGCTGAATTATCAGCCGAATCATTATGCAAGCAATTTAAGGGAACAGCGCAGTAAAACGATCGCAGTTATTGTTCCCGAATTAGCCAATCATTTCTTTTCACAGGTAATTCATGGGATTGAAGGCGTAGCCAGAGCTAAGGGGTACCATATTCTGATCTATGCTACAGATGATGATTATGAGAAAGAAGTATCTTTTATCAGGCATTTACACAATGGGCGCGCAGATGGGATTATTATGTCGGTATCGGGAGAGGCGAATGATCATAATTATCTGAATGAGCTGAATCAGCAGCGGTTACCACTGGTTTTCTTTGACCGGGTTTATGAAGATATTATTACACCAAGGGTGATCACCAATGACTATGACAGTAGCTTTTCGGCGGTTCAGCATTTAATTAAGCAGGGCTGTGAACGGATCGCGTGCCTGGTTATCAATAAGAACTTATCGATTGGTAAAACCAGGATGCAGGGTTATCTGGATGCACTTGAAAAATATAATATCCCTTTTGATGACAGGCTGATCGTGGATTGCACGAATAGTTATAAACGGAATAATGTAATTCTGAAGGATATGTTCAAAAGGCTGAAGCCGGATGGGGTCTTTACTTCGGTTGAGCGTCTGGCATTTGCCACTTATTATGCTTGTCATGATCTGGAAATTACTATCCCTGATCAGGTGAAAGTGGTGGGTTTTTCAAGCCTGGAAATAGCGCCGTTGCTTAACCCTTCTTTAACGACGGTGACTCAGCCGGCTACAACGATAGGGGTGGAGGCAGCATCGCTTTTATTCAAGATGCTGGAACACCCGGAGTCGGTAAATGTCAATGAAAAAATAGTACTTGACTCTAAATTAATGAAGCGGAATTCTACCGCTGTTCTGCCGTTAAAAAAACGTTAA
- a CDS encoding DUF6266 family protein codes for MAILQEGSLLAGIRGRIGNIVIYEWKNKICARTLPAKQHKKKVRTIPQQAQNGKMKVLTPFLKNVKPFLRTGFKHIAEERNITANNAAKSVNLLHAIKGEFPNQEINWNAVLVADGALLKPENVKVNVSENAFNFTWDQDITATGNPNDRTIILLYNKKFGRVHANYSGAQRDELSHNFPMKPGYIKDNTYEVFIAFKDIMSDEVSKSVYCGRFTN; via the coding sequence ATGGCAATTTTACAGGAAGGCTCTTTATTAGCAGGTATCAGAGGAAGAATAGGAAATATTGTGATTTATGAATGGAAGAATAAGATATGTGCCCGCACATTACCTGCAAAGCAACATAAAAAAAAGGTTAGGACTATCCCTCAGCAGGCACAAAACGGCAAAATGAAGGTATTAACCCCCTTTTTAAAAAATGTTAAGCCATTCCTGAGAACAGGATTCAAACATATAGCAGAAGAGCGGAACATTACTGCAAACAATGCCGCCAAATCTGTTAATCTGCTGCATGCAATTAAGGGAGAATTCCCGAACCAGGAAATAAACTGGAACGCTGTGTTAGTCGCAGACGGAGCACTGCTGAAACCCGAAAACGTAAAGGTCAACGTATCTGAAAACGCCTTTAACTTCACCTGGGATCAGGATATTACAGCTACAGGTAATCCAAACGACCGTACTATCATTTTATTATACAACAAAAAATTCGGGCGTGTGCATGCTAATTACAGCGGTGCACAAAGAGATGAACTCAGCCACAATTTTCCCATGAAACCCGGTTATATCAAAGATAACACTTATGAAGTATTCATCGCTTTTAAAGACATCATGAGTGACGAAGTTTCTAAAAGCGTGTATTGCGGAAGATTCACAAATTAA